Sequence from the Pedobacter sp. D749 genome:
AATCGCTAAACTCCAGAATGGCATTTTTGCCTCCGGCCAGTTTAATAATCTCATCTATGCTGCTGCCTTTGCCGGCTACATTCATGGTGCCAACGCCACGTGCATAAATAAATAAAACCTTCGGGCTTTTGCTGCCCTTTTTTAGCTGACTTAAAGTGGTATTGATGTTACTTTCTGTTTTTTGTGCCAGTTGTTCTCCTCGTGCCTTATCGCCAATGGCAGCAGCAATTTGCCTGATAAATTTTGTTGCGCCCTGAACAGAAAATTCCTGACGAATGGTAACCACCCGGATACCCAATGATTTAAACTGATACAGGTTTTCTTTAGAAAAATCTCCTTCAGGTACCAAGATAAGATCTGGACGGTAAGCGGTAATACTTTCAACAGAAAAAGACCGGTTTCTGCTCACTTTAGGCAATCTGTTGATCTCTTCAGGCGATACACTGGTTACATCAGTAGCCAGAATATTCTTGCCATAACCCAATGCATTTACGGTTTCACTAATGGCACTGCTTAAGGTAATGATACGCTTCGCCTGTGCAGCAACATATTGCGTAGCACTAAAAAAAGAAACGATAATCAATACAATATAATACTTTTTAATCCTCATGTAGGCGATGGTTATAGGAACAAAAAAAGTGTTTAATTAATCTAAATACAAGTAATTGGGCAAGCAAGATATTTAGCCCGGATGCAATTTTTAAAACCTATTTAGATTTTCTATTTTATTATTCATCTGTTTTTCAGTTGTTTATGATTTATTTTGAAGGAGGTAATTCATAAGACTTAGTTAAAACCGGTGATAAATAATACGCTTTGAACAAAAGAAAATACGGATTGAACAAAATAAAATACGGATTGAACAAACCATTTATGGTGGTTAATATGGATGTTTGCAATATTATTATTTAGAATGATTAAAAATAATATCCGTAATGAAGTATATAAAACATAGCCAACCAGTAAAGAGAAAAACAGTTTTAGCTCTTGGTTTTTTGTTATTGGTTCTCTCGCTTGGTTCTTGCAAAAAAGATGAGCCCGATCCAAACGAAGTTTTACAGGACGGTAAGAGTATTGTGGTAACCGATCTGGCTGGCGATACACAGGCAGCCATGGGCAATGGAACGCCGGGCAAAGAAGTACGTGCATTTTATACTTTTCTTTTTCGCTTTAAAGATCAGAAACAGATCTGGATCCGTAATGCAGCTGATTCTGCACAATGGCTAAAAACAAAAGACTGGGACCTCGCCTTTACCGGTCCCTACAACAGCGAGGTTTATGTAAATGATAAAGATTATCAATTTAACCCTGGTTATGGCGGAACTGCGAAAAGTGCAGTTGTAATGCTTGAGCAAAGTTACGACACCGTTAATCAGGCACCTTCTGATCAGGCTTTTAGTGTGAGCGAAGTAACTAAAATCGGCTGGGCATCGTCCGCAACCTCATACGGATGGTTTTTCTATAGCCTTAGTTCGCATATTATGCAGGCTATACCCAACCGCACCTACGCCATTA
This genomic interval carries:
- a CDS encoding HmuY family protein, giving the protein MKYIKHSQPVKRKTVLALGFLLLVLSLGSCKKDEPDPNEVLQDGKSIVVTDLAGDTQAAMGNGTPGKEVRAFYTFLFRFKDQKQIWIRNAADSAQWLKTKDWDLAFTGPYNSEVYVNDKDYQFNPGYGGTAKSAVVMLEQSYDTVNQAPSDQAFSVSEVTKIGWASSATSYGWFFYSLSSHIMQAIPNRTYAIRLPDGKYAKLQLINAYKGNPPSVTDLNWPAPYYTFKYYVQQDGSKNLQTK
- a CDS encoding hemin ABC transporter substrate-binding protein, whose product is MRIKKYYIVLIIVSFFSATQYVAAQAKRIITLSSAISETVNALGYGKNILATDVTSVSPEEINRLPKVSRNRSFSVESITAYRPDLILVPEGDFSKENLYQFKSLGIRVVTIRQEFSVQGATKFIRQIAAAIGDKARGEQLAQKTESNINTTLSQLKKGSKSPKVLFIYARGVGTMNVAGKGSSIDEIIKLAGGKNAILEFSDFKPYTTEALIKSNPDVILMFDFGLSSLGGRAAFLDLPGVSYTNAGKNKKIIEMNGPLLINFSNRLPEAIKALNNRIL